In Nocardioides marinus, one DNA window encodes the following:
- the gltB gene encoding glutamate synthase large subunit: MPYQHAFPPPQGLYDPRHEHDACGVAFVATLTGVASHDIVAKALTALRNLEHRGAAGAEPNSGDGAGILMQVPDAFLREVTAELGIELPTQHSYAVGTAFLPGDEEQVATQVARIEEIAAEEGLAVLGWRDVPTDPSVLGATALGVMPTFRQLFVAGATQRVAGMQLERMAFCLRKRAERETDVYFPSLSSRTMAYKGMLTTDQLDHFFPDLVDERVASALAVVHSRFSTNTFPSWPLSHPFRFIAHNGEINTVMGNRNWMRAREALLSSDLIPGDLERLYPICTPGASDSASFDEVLELLHMGGRSLPHSVLMMIPEAWENHTEMDDARRSFYEFHASLMEPWDGPACVVFTDGDQIGAVLDRNGLRPSRYWVTDDGLVVLASEVGVLDLDPATVVRKGRLQPGRMFLVDTEEHRIVEDEEIKSQLASEHPYDEWLHAGLVHLDDITDREHVVHTHASVTRRQQVFGYTEEELRVLLTPMANTGAEPIGSMGTDTPIAALSEKPRLIFDYFAQLFAQVTNPPLDAIREELVTSLNGTIGPEANLLEPTPASCRQVVLPFPVISNDDLAKIRHINRDGDMPGFITHVSRGLYDVEGGGAAMAARIEEICAEVSAAIADGARIIVLSDRHSTADLAPIPSLLLTAAVHHHLVREKTRTQVGLLIEAGDVREVHHVALLVGYGAAAVNPYLAMESVEDLAREGYYVKAEPEVAVRNLVKALGKGVLKVMSKMGVSTVASYTGAQIFEAVGLSQELVDRYFTGTTSKLGGIELDVIAEEVAMRHRTAYPRGGISPAHRELTIGGEYQWRREGEPHLFDPETVFRLQHSTRAGRYDVFKQYTSRVDEQSERLMTLRGLFRFKDAASTGRQPIPIEEVEPVSEIVKRFSTGAMSYGSISQEAHETLAIAMNRLGGKSNTGEGGEDPDRLYDPERRSSIKQVASGRFGVTSEYLTNSDDIQIKMAQGAKPGEGGQLPGHKVYPWVAKTRHSTPGVGLISPPPHHDIYSIEDLAQLIHDLKNANPSARVHVKLVSEVGVGTVATGVSKAHADVVLISGHDGGTGASPLTSLKHAGGPWELGLAETQQTLLLNGLRDRIVVQTDGQLKTGRDVVIAALLGAEEYGFATAPLVVSGCIMMRVCHLDTCPVGVATQNPVLRERYSGKAEYVVNFFEYIAEEVREYLAELGFRTLDEAIGQVAALDVEPAVDHWKAHGLDLSPILHVPDGSAFPDQDLRCTKEQDHALEASLDVTELVPLCQPAIEKGEPVRAQLTIRNVNRTVGTILGHEVTKKYRGEGLPEGTIDLTFTGSAGQSFGAFVPKGITLRLEGDSNDYVGKGLSGGRIVVRPDRSAPFRSQEQIIAGNTIAYGATSGNIFIRGGVGERCCVRNSGAWVVTEGVGDHAAEYMTGGRLAVLGKTGRNFAAGMSGGIAWVLDLKDFRVNKELVELGPVKDQAAVELEGLVRAHLEETGSEVAAELLEDWESSLTRFTEIMPRDFRIVLEAKAKAEADGLDENETAQKMMEALHG, from the coding sequence GTGCCCTATCAGCACGCATTCCCGCCGCCCCAAGGGCTCTACGACCCCCGCCACGAGCACGACGCGTGTGGTGTGGCCTTCGTCGCGACCCTGACCGGCGTCGCCAGCCACGACATCGTGGCCAAGGCACTGACCGCTCTGCGCAACCTCGAGCACCGCGGTGCCGCGGGCGCCGAGCCGAACTCCGGCGACGGCGCCGGCATCCTCATGCAGGTGCCGGACGCCTTCCTGCGCGAGGTGACCGCAGAGCTCGGCATCGAGCTCCCCACGCAGCACTCGTACGCCGTGGGCACCGCGTTCCTGCCCGGTGACGAGGAGCAGGTCGCCACCCAGGTCGCCCGGATCGAGGAGATCGCGGCCGAGGAGGGCCTCGCGGTCCTCGGGTGGCGCGACGTCCCGACCGACCCCTCGGTCCTCGGTGCCACCGCCCTCGGCGTGATGCCGACCTTCCGCCAGCTCTTCGTCGCCGGCGCCACGCAGCGCGTCGCGGGCATGCAGCTGGAGCGGATGGCCTTCTGCCTGCGCAAGCGCGCCGAGCGCGAGACCGACGTCTACTTCCCGTCGCTGTCGTCGCGGACCATGGCCTACAAGGGCATGCTCACCACCGACCAGCTCGACCACTTCTTCCCCGACCTGGTCGACGAGCGCGTCGCCTCGGCGCTGGCGGTCGTGCACTCGCGGTTCTCGACCAACACCTTCCCGAGCTGGCCGCTCTCGCACCCGTTCCGGTTCATCGCCCACAACGGTGAGATCAACACCGTCATGGGCAACCGCAACTGGATGCGGGCCCGCGAGGCACTGCTGTCCTCGGACCTGATCCCCGGCGACCTCGAGCGGCTCTACCCGATCTGCACGCCCGGCGCCTCGGACTCCGCGTCCTTCGACGAGGTGCTCGAGCTGCTGCACATGGGCGGTCGCTCGCTGCCGCACTCGGTGCTGATGATGATCCCGGAGGCCTGGGAGAACCACACCGAGATGGACGACGCCCGTCGCTCCTTCTACGAGTTCCACGCCAGCCTCATGGAGCCGTGGGACGGCCCCGCGTGCGTCGTGTTCACCGACGGTGACCAGATCGGCGCCGTGCTCGACCGCAACGGTCTGCGCCCCTCGCGCTACTGGGTCACCGACGACGGCCTGGTCGTGCTGGCCTCCGAGGTCGGCGTCCTCGACCTCGACCCGGCCACCGTGGTCCGCAAGGGCCGCCTGCAGCCCGGCCGGATGTTCCTCGTCGACACCGAGGAGCACCGCATCGTCGAGGACGAGGAGATCAAGTCCCAGCTCGCCTCCGAGCATCCCTACGACGAGTGGCTGCACGCCGGCCTGGTGCACCTCGACGACATCACCGACCGTGAGCACGTCGTGCACACCCACGCGTCGGTCACCCGGCGCCAGCAGGTCTTCGGCTACACCGAGGAGGAGCTGCGGGTCCTGCTCACGCCGATGGCCAACACCGGCGCCGAGCCGATCGGCTCCATGGGCACCGACACCCCGATCGCGGCGCTGTCGGAGAAGCCTCGGCTGATCTTCGACTACTTCGCCCAGCTGTTCGCGCAGGTCACCAACCCGCCGCTGGACGCGATCCGCGAGGAGCTCGTGACCTCGCTCAACGGCACCATCGGTCCGGAGGCCAACCTCCTGGAGCCGACGCCGGCCTCGTGCCGGCAGGTGGTCCTGCCGTTCCCGGTCATCTCCAACGACGACCTGGCCAAGATCCGTCACATCAACCGTGACGGCGACATGCCCGGCTTCATCACCCACGTCTCGCGCGGTCTCTACGACGTCGAGGGCGGGGGAGCGGCGATGGCCGCGCGGATCGAGGAGATCTGCGCCGAGGTCAGCGCCGCGATCGCCGACGGGGCGCGCATCATCGTGCTCTCCGATCGGCACTCGACCGCCGACCTGGCGCCGATCCCCTCGCTGCTGCTCACCGCGGCCGTCCACCACCACCTGGTGCGCGAGAAGACCCGCACCCAGGTCGGCCTGCTCATCGAGGCCGGCGACGTCCGCGAGGTCCACCACGTCGCCCTGCTCGTCGGGTACGGCGCCGCGGCGGTCAACCCCTACCTGGCGATGGAGTCCGTCGAGGACCTCGCGCGGGAGGGCTACTACGTCAAGGCCGAGCCCGAGGTCGCGGTCAGGAACCTCGTCAAGGCGCTCGGCAAGGGCGTGCTGAAGGTGATGTCCAAGATGGGCGTCTCCACCGTGGCCTCCTACACCGGCGCGCAGATCTTCGAGGCCGTGGGGCTCTCCCAGGAGCTCGTCGACCGCTACTTCACCGGCACGACGTCCAAGCTCGGCGGCATCGAGCTCGACGTGATCGCCGAGGAGGTCGCGATGCGGCACCGCACGGCGTACCCGCGCGGCGGCATCAGCCCGGCGCACCGCGAGCTGACGATCGGCGGCGAGTACCAGTGGCGCCGCGAGGGCGAGCCGCACCTGTTCGACCCCGAGACCGTCTTCCGGCTCCAGCACTCCACGCGCGCCGGCCGCTACGACGTCTTCAAGCAGTACACCTCGCGCGTCGACGAGCAGTCCGAGCGGCTGATGACCCTGCGTGGGCTGTTCCGGTTCAAGGACGCCGCCAGCACCGGGCGCCAGCCGATCCCGATCGAGGAGGTCGAGCCGGTCTCCGAGATCGTCAAGCGCTTCTCGACCGGTGCGATGTCCTACGGCTCGATCAGCCAGGAGGCGCACGAGACCCTCGCCATCGCGATGAACCGGCTGGGCGGCAAGTCCAACACCGGTGAGGGCGGCGAGGACCCGGACCGCCTCTACGACCCGGAGCGGCGCAGCTCGATCAAGCAGGTCGCGAGCGGACGGTTCGGGGTCACCTCGGAGTACCTCACGAACTCCGACGACATCCAGATCAAGATGGCCCAGGGCGCCAAGCCCGGTGAGGGCGGGCAGCTGCCCGGCCACAAGGTCTACCCCTGGGTGGCGAAGACCCGGCACTCCACGCCGGGTGTGGGCCTGATCAGCCCGCCGCCGCACCACGACATCTACTCCATCGAGGATCTCGCCCAGCTGATCCACGACCTGAAGAACGCCAACCCCAGCGCCCGCGTCCACGTGAAGCTGGTCTCCGAGGTCGGTGTCGGCACGGTCGCGACGGGTGTGTCGAAGGCGCACGCTGACGTCGTGCTGATCTCCGGGCACGACGGTGGCACCGGCGCCTCGCCTCTGACCTCGCTCAAGCACGCTGGCGGCCCCTGGGAGCTCGGCCTGGCCGAGACCCAGCAGACCCTGCTGCTCAACGGCCTGCGCGACCGGATCGTCGTGCAGACCGACGGTCAGCTCAAGACCGGTCGCGACGTGGTCATCGCCGCGCTGCTCGGTGCCGAGGAGTACGGCTTCGCCACGGCTCCGCTGGTGGTCTCCGGCTGCATCATGATGCGGGTCTGCCACCTCGACACCTGCCCGGTGGGCGTGGCCACGCAGAACCCCGTCCTGCGGGAGCGGTACTCCGGCAAGGCCGAGTACGTCGTGAACTTCTTCGAGTACATCGCCGAGGAGGTCCGCGAGTACCTCGCCGAGCTGGGTTTCCGGACGCTGGACGAGGCCATCGGCCAGGTCGCCGCGCTCGACGTGGAGCCGGCCGTGGACCACTGGAAGGCCCACGGTCTCGACCTGAGCCCGATCCTGCACGTGCCGGACGGCTCGGCCTTCCCCGACCAGGACCTGCGCTGCACCAAGGAGCAGGACCACGCGTTGGAGGCCTCCCTCGACGTCACCGAGCTGGTGCCGCTGTGCCAGCCGGCGATCGAGAAGGGCGAGCCCGTGCGCGCCCAGCTCACGATCCGCAACGTCAACCGCACCGTCGGCACCATCCTGGGCCACGAGGTCACCAAGAAGTACCGCGGTGAGGGGCTGCCCGAGGGCACCATCGACCTGACCTTCACCGGGTCCGCCGGTCAGTCCTTCGGCGCGTTCGTGCCCAAGGGCATCACCCTGCGGCTCGAAGGCGACAGCAACGACTACGTCGGCAAGGGTCTCTCCGGCGGACGGATCGTGGTCCGGCCCGACCGGTCCGCGCCGTTCCGCTCCCAGGAGCAGATCATCGCCGGCAACACCATCGCCTACGGCGCCACCTCGGGGAACATCTTCATCCGCGGTGGCGTGGGGGAGCGGTGCTGCGTGCGGAACTCCGGCGCCTGGGTCGTGACCGAGGGCGTGGGCGACCACGCCGCGGAGTACATGACCGGGGGACGCCTGGCGGTGCTGGGCAAGACCGGGCGCAACTTCGCGGCCGGCATGTCCGGCGGCATCGCCTGGGTCCTGGACCTCAAGGACTTCCGCGTCAACAAGGAGCTCGTCGAGCTCGGCCCGGTCAAGGACCAGGCCGCCGTCGAGCTCGAGGGCCTGGTCCGGGCCCACCTGGAGGAGACCGGTTCCGAGGTCGCCGCAGAGCTGCTGGAGGACTGGGAGAGCTCGCTGACCCGGTTCACCGAGATCATGCCGCGCGACTTCCGGATCGTGCTGGAGGCGAAGGCGAAGGCCGAGGCCGACGGCCTGGACGAGAACGAGACCGCCCAGAAGATGATGGAGGCCCTCCATGGCTGA
- the lgt gene encoding prolipoprotein diacylglyceryl transferase, producing the protein MVLDVLSIPSPAEGTWYLGPLPLRGYALSIIAGIVAAIWIAERRWVARGGEAGEIQDLAIWAVPFGLVGARAYHVATDAGRYFGDGGNPWEALYLWKGGLGVWGGIAMGALGVYLGARAKGIRIAPVLDAIAPGVLVAQALGRWGNWFNQELYGRPTDLPWGLEIDPRHWPGDLTFPLGTTFHPTFLYECLWNLAAFAVLIWLDRRFRLGHGRVMAAYVMLYTAGRGWIEMLRIDDVELADVGGLRFNVWTSLVLFLAAAAYLVWSSRRHPGREEAVYTDRHVSSLVPDAAPD; encoded by the coding sequence GTGGTCCTCGACGTGTTGTCCATCCCGAGCCCCGCCGAGGGCACGTGGTACCTCGGCCCGCTCCCGCTGCGCGGCTACGCGTTGAGCATCATCGCCGGCATCGTCGCCGCGATCTGGATCGCCGAGCGCCGCTGGGTCGCCCGCGGCGGGGAGGCCGGAGAGATCCAGGACCTCGCCATCTGGGCGGTGCCCTTCGGGCTCGTCGGCGCACGGGCCTACCACGTCGCCACCGACGCCGGCCGTTACTTCGGCGACGGCGGCAACCCCTGGGAGGCGCTCTACCTGTGGAAGGGCGGCCTCGGGGTCTGGGGCGGGATCGCCATGGGTGCGCTCGGCGTCTACCTCGGCGCCCGGGCCAAGGGCATCAGGATCGCCCCCGTCCTCGACGCGATCGCCCCGGGCGTGCTGGTGGCCCAGGCCCTGGGGCGGTGGGGCAACTGGTTCAACCAGGAGCTCTACGGCCGGCCGACCGACCTGCCGTGGGGCCTGGAGATCGACCCGCGGCACTGGCCCGGCGACCTGACCTTCCCGCTGGGCACGACCTTCCACCCCACCTTCCTCTACGAGTGCCTGTGGAACCTCGCCGCCTTCGCGGTGCTCATCTGGCTGGACCGTCGCTTCCGCCTCGGCCACGGCCGCGTCATGGCGGCGTACGTGATGCTCTACACCGCCGGGCGGGGCTGGATCGAGATGTTGCGCATCGACGACGTGGAGCTGGCCGACGTCGGGGGGCTGCGGTTCAACGTGTGGACCTCCCTGGTGCTCTTCCTCGCGGCCGCGGCGTACCTCGTGTGGTCCTCGCGACGTCACCCGGGGCGGGAGGAGGCCGTGTACACCGACCGTCACGTCTCATCCCTCGTCCCGGACGCCGCCCCGGACTGA
- a CDS encoding SCO family protein yields the protein MPERRPGPLVVLALVCALVLGACGGADEPSGTLTASPVDPPFDVADVSLATTEGGTLSLADPGARLTLVFFGYTNCPDVCPLVMSTIATALTRLEPEDREQVQLVFVTTDPPRDDATTIRRYLDGYDPTAVGLTGDLDDIEALGESVGIFVADAEELASGGYDLGSHGSQVLAVDAGGEAPAFWRQDVSSADLAADIHLLLRS from the coding sequence GTGCCTGAGCGCCGCCCGGGCCCGCTCGTCGTCCTCGCGCTGGTCTGCGCCCTCGTGCTCGGCGCGTGCGGGGGAGCCGACGAGCCCTCGGGCACGCTGACGGCCTCGCCGGTGGACCCGCCCTTCGACGTCGCCGACGTGTCGTTGGCGACCACCGAGGGGGGCACGCTCAGCCTCGCCGACCCCGGCGCGCGCCTCACGCTCGTCTTCTTCGGGTACACCAACTGTCCCGACGTCTGCCCCCTGGTCATGTCGACGATCGCCACGGCGCTGACCCGGCTGGAGCCCGAGGACCGCGAGCAGGTGCAGCTGGTGTTCGTCACCACCGACCCCCCGCGCGACGACGCCACGACGATCCGCCGCTACCTCGACGGCTACGACCCCACCGCTGTGGGCCTCACCGGCGACCTCGACGACATCGAGGCGCTCGGCGAGAGCGTGGGCATCTTCGTGGCCGACGCCGAGGAGCTCGCCTCCGGCGGCTACGACCTGGGCAGCCACGGCTCGCAGGTCCTCGCGGTCGACGCCGGGGGAGAGGCACCGGCGTTCTGGCGCCAGGACGTCTCCTCGGCCGACCTCGCCGCCGACATCCACCTTCTGCTCAGGAGCTGA
- the trpA gene encoding tryptophan synthase subunit alpha, which yields MSAPVSGARTAAAFERARAEGRAALVGYLPAAFPDVEGSIAALRTMVDAGCDVIEVGLPYSDPVMDGPTIQRAVQQALDGGFRVDDLFRVVEAVAETGTPTLVMTSWNPVERRGVERFAQQLDDAGGAGLITPDIIPEFALEWIAAADARDLDKVFLVAPSSTDERIATTTAQCRGFVYATGIMGVTGTTQATAEGVAPLIARTRATTDLPVGVGVGVSTGAQAAALSEHADAIIVGTAFVRTLLDHADDRDAGLAALRTLTEELARGVRRA from the coding sequence GTGAGCGCGCCGGTGAGCGGTGCGCGGACCGCCGCCGCCTTCGAGCGGGCACGGGCCGAGGGGCGGGCCGCGCTGGTCGGCTACCTCCCGGCGGCGTTCCCCGACGTCGAGGGGTCGATCGCCGCGCTCCGCACGATGGTCGACGCCGGGTGCGACGTCATCGAGGTGGGCCTGCCCTACAGCGACCCCGTCATGGACGGCCCCACCATCCAGCGCGCGGTCCAGCAGGCCCTCGACGGCGGGTTCCGCGTCGACGACCTGTTCCGCGTGGTCGAGGCGGTCGCCGAGACCGGCACGCCCACCCTGGTGATGACCAGCTGGAACCCCGTCGAGCGCCGCGGCGTCGAGCGCTTCGCCCAGCAGCTCGACGACGCCGGCGGCGCGGGCCTGATCACCCCCGACATCATCCCCGAGTTCGCGCTGGAGTGGATCGCGGCCGCCGACGCCCGCGACCTCGACAAGGTCTTCCTGGTCGCCCCGTCGAGCACCGACGAGCGGATCGCCACGACCACCGCGCAGTGCCGGGGGTTCGTCTACGCCACCGGGATCATGGGCGTGACCGGCACGACGCAGGCCACGGCCGAGGGCGTCGCGCCCCTCATCGCCCGGACCAGGGCCACCACCGACCTGCCGGTCGGGGTCGGGGTCGGCGTGAGCACCGGCGCCCAGGCCGCGGCCCTCTCGGAGCACGCCGACGCCATCATCGTGGGGACCGCCTTCGTGCGTACCCTCCTGGACCACGCCGACGACCGCGACGCCGGGCTCGCCGCCCTCCGCACCCTCACCGAGGAGCTCGCGAGGGGCGTACGACGTGCCTGA
- the trpB gene encoding tryptophan synthase subunit beta, with translation MTDVSTERSRFEADDQGWFGEPGLFGGRFMPEALMAALDELTVAWQDAMADAAFVGEFEQVLREYAGLPSPLFHARRLSDRVGCRVLLKREDLNHTGAHKIRNVLGQALLTKRMGKQRVIAETGAGQHGVASATAAAYFGLDCTVYMGAVDTRRQALNVARMQLLGATVVPVESGSATLKDAINEALRDWVASVDHTAYLFGTAAGPHPFPSMVRDFVRGTGDEARAQCLEQYGVLPDAIAACVGGGSNAIGLFTAFLEDDEVDIYGFEAGGDGVDTPRHAATIHAGDSGVLHGARTYVLQDDDGQTVESHSISAGLDYPGVGPQHAQLAHSGRATYLPVTDTEAMEAFSLLARTEGIIPAIESSHAIAGGLKVAEQLAAEKGPEATILINLSGRGDKDMGTAIEYFGLGEAGR, from the coding sequence ATGACCGACGTGAGCACCGAGCGCAGCCGCTTCGAGGCCGACGACCAGGGCTGGTTCGGCGAGCCCGGCCTCTTCGGCGGCCGCTTCATGCCCGAGGCGCTGATGGCAGCGCTCGACGAGCTCACCGTCGCCTGGCAGGACGCGATGGCCGACGCGGCGTTCGTCGGCGAGTTCGAGCAGGTCCTGCGCGAGTACGCCGGCCTGCCGAGCCCCCTCTTCCACGCCCGTCGCCTCAGCGACCGCGTCGGTTGCCGGGTGCTGCTCAAGCGGGAGGACCTCAACCACACCGGGGCCCACAAGATCCGCAACGTGCTCGGCCAGGCGCTGCTCACCAAGCGGATGGGCAAGCAGCGGGTCATCGCGGAGACCGGGGCCGGCCAGCACGGCGTGGCCAGCGCGACCGCCGCGGCGTACTTCGGGCTCGACTGCACCGTCTACATGGGCGCCGTCGACACCCGCCGCCAGGCCCTCAACGTGGCGCGCATGCAGCTGCTCGGCGCCACCGTCGTCCCCGTCGAGTCCGGCAGCGCCACCCTCAAGGACGCCATCAACGAGGCGCTGCGCGACTGGGTCGCCTCGGTCGACCACACCGCCTACCTCTTCGGCACCGCTGCCGGCCCGCACCCCTTCCCGAGCATGGTCCGCGACTTCGTCCGCGGCACCGGCGACGAGGCCCGCGCCCAGTGCCTCGAGCAGTACGGCGTGCTGCCCGACGCGATCGCGGCCTGCGTCGGCGGCGGCTCCAACGCGATCGGCCTCTTCACCGCCTTCCTCGAGGACGACGAGGTGGACATCTACGGCTTCGAGGCCGGCGGCGACGGCGTCGACACCCCGCGCCACGCCGCCACGATCCACGCCGGCGACAGCGGCGTGCTGCACGGCGCGCGCACCTACGTCCTGCAGGACGACGACGGCCAGACCGTCGAGTCGCACTCGATCTCCGCCGGGCTGGACTACCCCGGCGTCGGGCCGCAGCACGCCCAGCTCGCCCACAGCGGGCGCGCGACCTACCTGCCGGTGACCGACACCGAGGCGATGGAGGCCTTCAGCCTGCTCGCCCGGACCGAGGGGATCATCCCGGCCATCGAGTCCTCCCACGCGATCGCCGGTGGCCTCAAGGTCGCCGAGCAGCTGGCGGCCGAGAAGGGTCCCGAGGCGACGATCCTGATCAACCTCTCCGGGCGCGGGGACAAGGACATGGGCACCGCCATCGAGTACTTCGGCCTGGGCGAGGCCGGCCGGTGA